A region of Halalkaliarchaeum desulfuricum DNA encodes the following proteins:
- a CDS encoding universal stress protein codes for MYDRILYPTDGSEGAEAALEHAIDHALQYDASLHVLYVVEETLPAMEAGAPDVLDALEERGQQVIEEARDRAVDAGVDSVQASVAAGSPYRQILTYAEDSETDLIVMGTHGRRGIDRYLLGSVAEKVVRTADCPVLTVRAQKAE; via the coding sequence ATGTACGATCGAATCCTGTATCCGACGGACGGAAGCGAGGGTGCGGAGGCGGCGCTCGAACACGCGATCGATCACGCGCTCCAGTACGACGCGTCGCTGCACGTCCTGTACGTGGTCGAGGAGACGCTTCCGGCGATGGAGGCGGGTGCACCCGACGTCCTGGATGCGCTCGAGGAGCGCGGCCAGCAGGTCATCGAGGAGGCCCGGGACCGGGCAGTCGACGCCGGCGTCGACTCGGTTCAGGCGTCCGTCGCCGCGGGGTCCCCGTATCGACAGATCCTCACATACGCCGAGGACTCGGAGACCGACCTGATCGTGATGGGGACCCACGGGCGTCGGGGAATCGACAGGTATCTGTTGGGCAGTGTCGCCGAAAAGGTGGTCCGGACCGCCGACTGTCCGGTGCTTACGGTCCGGGCCCAAAAAGCGGAGTAG
- a CDS encoding BGTF surface domain-containing protein, with protein sequence MFLAAIMVVSMLAIGGAGLAGTAAAINEDAELEKDPIHYDRTDEAHDHDGITIDGPVIEIAFEESVDVDDTNFTVDLGEEDLDEVVYNTDNATIDEYEGQVLIDVGSHDDVDDQFYPRIGTVDIEDVGEYDVRFAGATVDADSDNQTVYQGTQIAIQDGDLDFTVAIENGDYTERASGESSEVVLFDSAGQSLDTYEISEIEGVDSVDDGTFTLRALGLEVTPDDLDIDENTNVTGVVDSNAVNRDLQVDLYDDDDDLVTTIDEELDGQGQAEYDLGQHEPGDYYVEVTDLRSGVTVTSDTISVEEVAVGELNFDPQTVEQNVGDVAEITVTFDGEAEDGYVQIGDEAEDGYEIILHVEDHEEEGEVTIRYNTWLAGQHTASDDPNESVAYAADDDQEVTIVNETPIEGFLLPEDAYETLAIFDHDDYDFWENDDYNETAIASALEDDPDDIGTLFLEERSTEGVSTWTAPEDVRDDITSADEPLDALDERLNENVTLRDDIAESQTGVDSDVAIHQIEASGIFGMLDAEDGNFTAVNEEIDENETFALRVRQTADSTPAFAERKVLNWTEMHDDVDVLLDEENNQLFLIYNIEDTETQLDDRAEAEEAYNVRFDVHSERLLAGEEDPEEEPETETVEAGLEIIEADGELEANVNVTAEDGQLIEGDTNIAPGNELNLRVRSTGDTRPGFSKTAEDLVVDADGEFVGEFDFSEQSVGDTYDASVRQTLFEYTASGEVVEAVDPDPATFEVSDLDAPAEIDVGESVTVSATITNTGELEGTQTVEWQLEGDVVASEEVTLDADEDTTVEFTATPDLDAGDYTHGIYTDDDSQTATLTVEEVETPTPTPTPTEEPTPTPTPTPTPEEPTPTPTPEETPGFGAIAALIALIAAGLLAYRRR encoded by the coding sequence GTGTTCCTGGCAGCGATTATGGTCGTCTCAATGCTCGCCATCGGTGGCGCCGGTCTTGCCGGTACCGCCGCGGCGATCAATGAAGACGCTGAATTGGAGAAGGATCCGATTCACTACGATAGAACCGATGAGGCTCATGATCATGATGGTATCACCATTGATGGGCCTGTAATTGAAATCGCGTTTGAGGAGAGTGTCGACGTTGATGACACGAATTTCACCGTTGATCTCGGTGAGGAGGACCTTGATGAAGTAGTCTATAATACCGATAATGCGACAATAGATGAATATGAAGGTCAGGTTCTCATTGACGTCGGATCCCATGACGACGTGGATGACCAGTTCTACCCACGAATCGGGACTGTCGACATTGAAGATGTCGGCGAGTATGATGTCCGGTTTGCTGGGGCGACGGTAGATGCGGACTCGGACAACCAAACCGTCTACCAAGGCACTCAGATAGCCATCCAAGACGGTGACCTCGATTTCACTGTCGCGATTGAAAACGGTGACTATACCGAGCGTGCCAGTGGTGAGAGCAGCGAAGTTGTCCTATTCGACTCCGCTGGTCAGAGCCTGGACACGTACGAGATAAGCGAAATCGAAGGTGTAGACAGTGTTGACGATGGTACATTCACCCTTCGTGCGCTCGGATTGGAGGTCACTCCTGACGACCTGGACATCGACGAGAACACTAATGTTACTGGTGTTGTCGACTCCAACGCGGTAAACCGCGATCTCCAGGTTGACCTCTACGACGACGATGATGATCTGGTTACAACCATCGATGAAGAGCTCGACGGCCAAGGTCAAGCCGAGTACGACCTTGGTCAGCATGAACCAGGTGACTACTACGTCGAAGTGACGGACCTGCGCTCGGGCGTGACTGTGACCTCTGACACAATCTCTGTTGAAGAGGTCGCTGTGGGCGAACTGAACTTCGACCCCCAGACTGTCGAACAGAACGTCGGTGACGTCGCCGAGATCACCGTGACCTTCGACGGCGAAGCCGAGGACGGTTACGTCCAGATCGGCGACGAGGCCGAGGACGGCTACGAGATTATCCTCCACGTGGAGGATCATGAGGAAGAAGGTGAAGTGACGATCCGGTACAACACTTGGCTCGCTGGTCAGCATACCGCAAGTGACGATCCGAACGAGTCTGTCGCCTACGCTGCTGACGACGACCAAGAAGTTACGATCGTGAACGAGACGCCGATTGAGGGCTTCCTCCTTCCGGAAGATGCGTACGAGACGTTGGCTATCTTTGACCACGACGACTACGACTTCTGGGAGAACGACGACTACAACGAGACTGCAATCGCTAGTGCCCTCGAAGACGACCCTGACGACATCGGCACGCTCTTCCTCGAAGAGCGCTCGACTGAGGGCGTGAGCACTTGGACCGCACCCGAGGATGTCCGCGATGACATCACCAGTGCGGATGAGCCGCTCGATGCACTCGACGAGCGTCTGAACGAAAACGTCACGCTGCGTGACGACATCGCAGAATCCCAGACTGGTGTTGACAGTGACGTTGCCATCCACCAGATCGAAGCGTCCGGCATCTTCGGGATGCTCGACGCCGAGGACGGCAACTTCACTGCCGTGAACGAGGAGATCGACGAGAACGAGACCTTCGCGCTCCGCGTCCGCCAGACCGCGGATAGTACGCCGGCGTTCGCCGAGCGGAAGGTCCTGAACTGGACCGAGATGCACGATGACGTCGACGTCCTCCTCGACGAGGAGAACAACCAGTTGTTCCTGATCTACAACATCGAGGACACTGAGACCCAACTCGACGACCGTGCCGAGGCTGAGGAAGCTTACAACGTCCGCTTCGACGTCCACAGTGAGCGCCTGCTCGCGGGTGAAGAAGACCCCGAGGAGGAGCCCGAAACTGAGACAGTCGAAGCTGGCCTGGAAATCATCGAAGCCGACGGTGAACTCGAAGCGAACGTCAACGTGACCGCAGAGGACGGTCAGCTCATCGAGGGCGACACCAACATCGCCCCCGGTAACGAGCTGAACCTCCGTGTCCGCTCGACCGGTGACACCCGCCCCGGCTTCAGTAAGACCGCCGAAGATCTCGTCGTCGACGCCGACGGCGAGTTCGTCGGTGAGTTCGACTTCAGCGAACAGAGCGTCGGTGACACGTACGACGCAAGCGTGCGCCAGACGCTGTTCGAATACACTGCATCCGGTGAAGTGGTCGAAGCAGTCGACCCCGATCCGGCCACCTTCGAGGTGTCTGACCTCGACGCACCGGCCGAGATCGACGTCGGTGAATCGGTGACCGTCTCCGCGACGATCACCAACACTGGCGAATTGGAAGGAACGCAGACCGTCGAATGGCAGCTCGAAGGTGACGTCGTCGCCAGCGAAGAGGTAACCCTCGACGCTGACGAGGACACCACCGTCGAGTTCACCGCGACGCCCGACCTCGACGCCGGTGACTACACCCACGGCATCTACACCGACGACGACAGTCAGACGGCAACGCTGACTGTCGAAGAGGTGGAGACGCCGACGCCGACGCCGACGCCGACGGAGGAGCCGACGCCGACGCCGACGCCGACTCCGACGCCGGAGGAGCCGACGCCGACGCCGACGCCTGAGGAGACGCCCGGATTCGGTGCCATCGCGGCACTGATCGCGCTCATCGCGGCCGGCCTGCTGGCGTACCGTCGCCGGTAA
- a CDS encoding CDC48 family AAA ATPase encodes MNEVQLEVAKAYPNDSGRGIARLDPDTLLHLKLSPGDIIEIEGGEMTAAKVWRADRQDWNTDTVRVDGFTRQNANVGIGERVTIRKAEAEKADKLVLAPPEEASVQFGSDAAGMVKRQILKRPVVERDIVPVMSSTNHPFMRSPGQAIPLIAVSTEPEGVCLITEDTEVELREEPISGFEKTGGGITYEDIGGLQSEIQRVREMVELPMKHPQIFKKLGIEPPQGVLLHGPPGTGKTLLAKAVANETAASFFSIAGPEIISKYYGESEQQLREIFEDAKEESPSIIFIDELDSIAPKREDVTGEVERRVVAQLLTMMDGLETRGQVIVIAATNRVDSVDPALRRPGRFDREIEIGVPDEGGRKEIMQIHTRGMPLSDDVSLDRLADETHGFVGADIESLTKEAAMKALRRYLPEIDLDEEDIPPSLIDRMIVKRADFNGALSEVEPSAMREVLVELPKITWDDVGGLEDAKQQVKESVEWPLSKPEKFERMGIQAPKGVLLYGPPGTGKTLMAKAVANETNANFISVRGPQLLSKWVGESEKAIRQTFRKARQVSPTIVFFDELDSLAPSRGQDAGSNVSERVVNQLLTELDGLEEMGEVMVIGATNRPDMIDPALIRSGRFDRLVMVGSPDEEGREQILKIHTRESPLSPDVSLREIAEITDGYVGSDLESIAREAAIEALREDDDADVVEMRHFRQAMDSVRPTITDEILSYYEEIEDQFRGGGADAMRERGGRIGFQ; translated from the coding sequence ATGAACGAAGTTCAACTCGAAGTGGCGAAGGCGTACCCGAACGACTCGGGACGCGGCATCGCCCGTCTCGACCCAGACACGCTCTTGCATCTCAAGCTCTCCCCCGGCGACATCATCGAGATCGAGGGTGGTGAGATGACCGCAGCGAAGGTGTGGCGAGCGGACCGGCAGGACTGGAACACCGACACGGTCCGCGTCGACGGCTTCACCCGCCAGAACGCCAACGTCGGCATCGGCGAGCGCGTGACGATCCGGAAGGCGGAAGCCGAAAAGGCCGACAAGCTCGTTCTCGCGCCACCCGAGGAGGCGTCCGTGCAGTTCGGCTCCGACGCCGCCGGCATGGTGAAACGGCAGATCCTCAAGCGGCCGGTCGTCGAACGCGACATCGTTCCGGTGATGTCGAGCACGAACCACCCGTTCATGCGCTCGCCCGGGCAGGCGATCCCGCTGATCGCCGTCTCCACGGAGCCGGAGGGCGTCTGTCTCATCACCGAGGACACCGAGGTCGAACTCCGCGAGGAGCCGATCTCCGGCTTCGAGAAGACCGGCGGCGGCATCACCTACGAGGACATCGGCGGCCTGCAAAGCGAGATCCAGCGCGTCCGGGAGATGGTGGAACTGCCGATGAAGCACCCCCAGATCTTCAAGAAGCTGGGGATCGAACCGCCCCAGGGTGTCCTTCTTCACGGTCCACCCGGGACCGGCAAGACCCTCCTTGCCAAGGCGGTCGCAAACGAGACGGCGGCGTCGTTTTTCTCGATCGCCGGCCCGGAGATCATCTCGAAGTACTACGGCGAGAGCGAACAGCAGCTCCGGGAGATCTTCGAGGACGCCAAAGAGGAGTCGCCGTCGATCATCTTCATCGACGAACTGGACTCCATCGCGCCCAAACGCGAGGACGTCACCGGCGAGGTGGAGCGCCGTGTCGTCGCCCAGCTGCTCACGATGATGGACGGCCTCGAGACCCGGGGCCAGGTGATCGTCATCGCGGCGACGAACCGCGTCGACAGCGTCGATCCCGCCCTGCGGCGTCCCGGCCGGTTCGACCGGGAGATCGAGATCGGCGTCCCCGACGAGGGGGGTCGCAAGGAGATCATGCAGATCCACACCCGCGGGATGCCGCTGTCCGACGACGTGAGCCTCGACCGGCTCGCTGACGAGACCCACGGCTTCGTCGGCGCCGACATCGAGAGCCTCACCAAGGAGGCGGCAATGAAGGCGCTGCGGCGCTACCTCCCGGAGATCGACCTCGACGAGGAGGACATCCCGCCGAGCCTCATCGATCGGATGATCGTGAAGCGGGCCGACTTCAACGGCGCCCTCTCGGAGGTAGAGCCCTCCGCGATGCGGGAGGTGCTGGTCGAACTCCCGAAGATCACCTGGGACGACGTCGGTGGGCTCGAGGACGCGAAACAGCAGGTCAAAGAGAGCGTCGAGTGGCCACTCTCGAAGCCGGAGAAGTTCGAGCGCATGGGGATCCAGGCGCCGAAGGGCGTGCTGCTTTACGGCCCGCCCGGGACCGGCAAGACGCTGATGGCGAAAGCGGTCGCCAACGAAACCAACGCCAATTTCATCTCCGTGCGCGGGCCGCAGTTGCTCTCGAAGTGGGTCGGCGAGTCCGAGAAGGCGATCAGACAGACGTTCCGGAAGGCCCGCCAGGTGAGTCCGACGATCGTCTTCTTCGACGAACTGGACTCGCTTGCCCCCTCGCGGGGTCAGGACGCCGGCAGCAACGTCTCCGAACGGGTCGTCAACCAGCTGCTGACCGAACTCGACGGCTTAGAAGAGATGGGCGAAGTGATGGTGATCGGCGCGACCAATCGCCCGGACATGATCGACCCGGCGTTGATCCGGTCGGGCCGGTTCGACCGGCTGGTGATGGTCGGCTCCCCCGACGAGGAGGGTCGCGAACAGATACTCAAGATCCACACGCGCGAGTCGCCGCTGTCGCCGGACGTGAGCCTGCGCGAAATCGCCGAGATCACCGACGGCTACGTCGGCTCGGACCTCGAGTCGATCGCCCGCGAGGCCGCCATCGAGGCGCTCCGGGAGGACGACGACGCCGATGTGGTCGAGATGCGCCACTTCCGGCAGGCGATGGACTCCGTCCGTCCGACCATCACCGACGAGATCCTCAGCTACTACGAGGAGATCGAAGACCAGTTCCGCGGCGGCGGGGCGGACGCGATGCGGGAGCGTGGTGGCCGGATCGGATTCCAGTAA
- a CDS encoding DUF3368 domain-containing protein codes for MWVFGATPLIYLATVDRLALVQHLEVSCVIPERVAEEVIDTGIDEGYPDARRIERSVEAGHFDVVSVENSPLVSRLQQNNNLSDADVAVLACADAHDGVAVMDETYGRDVAAVEGITTRGTAYLVLKLATEDAIDVEEARAVIDAMIDEGWYCAPDVYARIVRKLEGISDS; via the coding sequence ATGTGGGTCTTCGGCGCAACGCCGCTCATCTATCTCGCAACGGTCGATCGGCTCGCGCTCGTCCAGCATCTCGAGGTGTCGTGTGTGATCCCCGAACGCGTCGCCGAGGAGGTCATCGATACCGGCATCGACGAAGGGTATCCGGATGCCCGGCGCATCGAGCGCAGCGTCGAGGCCGGTCACTTCGACGTCGTGTCGGTCGAAAACTCTCCGTTGGTATCGCGTCTCCAACAGAACAACAATCTGAGTGACGCCGACGTCGCCGTCCTGGCCTGTGCCGACGCCCACGACGGTGTCGCCGTGATGGACGAGACGTACGGTCGTGACGTCGCCGCCGTCGAGGGGATCACAACCCGGGGGACGGCGTATCTCGTCTTGAAACTTGCAACGGAGGACGCGATCGACGTCGAAGAAGCACGAGCTGTGATCGATGCCATGATCGACGAGGGGTGGTACTGTGCCCCCGACGTGTACGCGCGGATCGTCCGGAAACTCGAGGGGATTTCTGACTCGTGA
- a CDS encoding DUF7113 family protein, which yields MLLVRGRGGGTELTGTIYERGETPPTFKGSPDEGAPYVWICDEFYEVESGGSLQRVDGEEIRIAFESPMPRGFDTREDAIKAAKDHVETQFARIGVEEVSVEVIENVELQS from the coding sequence ATGTTGCTGGTTCGCGGCCGGGGGGGCGGGACCGAACTCACGGGGACGATATACGAGCGCGGCGAGACGCCGCCGACGTTCAAGGGGAGCCCCGACGAGGGGGCGCCGTACGTGTGGATCTGCGACGAGTTCTACGAGGTCGAAAGCGGGGGCAGCCTCCAGCGTGTCGACGGCGAAGAGATCCGGATCGCGTTCGAGTCGCCGATGCCGCGCGGGTTCGACACGCGCGAGGACGCGATCAAGGCGGCGAAGGACCACGTCGAAACGCAGTTCGCCCGGATCGGCGTCGAAGAGGTCTCGGTCGAGGTCATCGAGAACGTAGAGCTCCAGAGCTGA
- a CDS encoding DUF5795 family protein has product MSNRVVEGRMVTADRLAELIEGERPMESEAIEDADRECPDCGGNVLQVGYMPSVTEFVTGYKCQDCAWSDDDRD; this is encoded by the coding sequence ATGAGCAATCGGGTCGTCGAAGGACGGATGGTAACCGCGGATCGACTGGCGGAGTTGATCGAGGGCGAGCGGCCGATGGAGTCGGAAGCGATCGAGGACGCGGATCGGGAGTGTCCCGACTGCGGCGGGAACGTCCTGCAGGTGGGATACATGCCCAGCGTCACGGAGTTCGTGACCGGCTACAAGTGCCAGGACTGCGCGTGGAGCGACGACGATCGGGATTGA
- a CDS encoding VOC family protein codes for MEPASDEVQIDHVTIAGSDLDRLEAAFESVGIDPDYGGSHDEMPTHMSIIGFEDTTYIELIAKDEVGTAPLWNDAMEGDVGPCAWAVRTSDIDRDVSRLQATGLQVDGPHDYSRERPDGKISRWQLAFPGEGEPGSVLPFLIEDETPLERRVQPTPSAEAAGFGGIDSVVIAVSDLETSVSTFETAFEGVDPTHRSVSTGPFAGSTATFSELPVSLVEPGAGSALSERLDTIGDSPCAFVLEASSPETVREHVGALQTKPCD; via the coding sequence ATGGAACCAGCAAGCGACGAGGTGCAGATCGACCACGTGACGATCGCCGGCTCGGATCTCGACCGACTCGAGGCGGCATTCGAGAGCGTCGGTATCGATCCCGACTACGGCGGCTCCCACGACGAGATGCCGACACACATGTCCATCATCGGGTTCGAGGACACCACGTACATCGAGCTCATCGCGAAAGACGAGGTCGGGACCGCGCCCCTCTGGAACGACGCGATGGAGGGGGACGTCGGCCCGTGTGCGTGGGCCGTCAGAACGAGTGATATCGATCGGGACGTCTCTCGGCTCCAGGCGACTGGACTGCAGGTCGACGGCCCGCACGACTACAGCCGCGAGCGTCCCGACGGGAAGATCAGCCGGTGGCAGCTCGCGTTTCCCGGCGAGGGGGAGCCCGGATCGGTGTTGCCGTTCCTGATCGAGGACGAAACCCCCCTCGAGCGACGCGTGCAGCCGACACCCTCCGCCGAGGCGGCGGGATTCGGCGGGATCGACAGCGTGGTGATCGCCGTTTCGGACCTCGAGACGTCGGTGTCGACGTTCGAGACGGCGTTCGAAGGGGTCGATCCCACCCACCGCTCCGTGTCGACAGGGCCGTTCGCGGGGTCCACGGCGACGTTTTCGGAGCTCCCCGTCTCTCTCGTGGAGCCGGGTGCCGGCAGTGCGCTGTCGGAGCGTCTCGACACCATCGGTGACAGCCCGTGTGCGTTCGTGCTCGAAGCGTCGTCACCCGAAACGGTGCGGGAACACGTGGGGGCGCTCCAAACAAAACCTTGCGACTGA
- a CDS encoding MarR family transcriptional regulator, which produces MYEVLDDTAAQILLAIQSGDSIRRVAQHLHTPYETARRAVNRLEDAGYVRYDEGLDVVDEHVRDAARELVATSARVSPPSIEEAYVLPQFGDWPFAFTRIDAVYVWTQGGYQVGREPEDYPLFIAVREQDVDAWEAFFESFALPTAFERQLRDEIAGPLQIVLEPRPSLEIEYVEGYPVISRAETIEYMRENYAQFQSALAMLDRMYDDLELDSNYRERERAQI; this is translated from the coding sequence ATGTATGAGGTTCTTGACGACACGGCGGCGCAGATACTCCTCGCCATCCAGAGCGGCGACTCCATCCGTCGTGTCGCACAACACCTCCATACGCCGTACGAGACGGCGAGAAGGGCCGTCAACCGCCTCGAAGACGCAGGCTACGTCCGGTATGACGAAGGGCTCGATGTCGTCGACGAGCACGTGAGAGACGCAGCACGCGAGCTCGTCGCTACAAGCGCGCGCGTCAGTCCACCATCCATCGAAGAGGCGTATGTACTTCCTCAGTTTGGTGACTGGCCGTTCGCGTTCACACGGATCGACGCCGTCTATGTGTGGACACAGGGAGGCTACCAGGTCGGTCGCGAACCCGAGGACTATCCGTTGTTCATCGCCGTCCGTGAGCAGGATGTCGACGCCTGGGAGGCGTTTTTCGAGTCGTTTGCCCTTCCCACGGCATTCGAGCGTCAGCTCCGAGACGAGATAGCCGGACCGCTGCAGATCGTTCTTGAGCCACGTCCGTCACTCGAAATCGAGTACGTCGAAGGGTACCCAGTAATTTCGAGAGCGGAGACGATCGAGTACATGCGCGAGAACTACGCCCAGTTCCAGTCAGCGCTCGCGATGTTGGACCGAATGTACGACGACCTCGAACTCGACAGTAACTACCGGGAGCGGGAACGAGCGCAGATATGA
- a CDS encoding nucleotidyltransferase family protein, which produces MSFHNRSDALVELLEELTQEGFKYVLVGGYAVSVFNARFSTDLDIVVAPDSKSEFADFLEGRDFEEMDSHDKEWFYNTEVIEYEKRLTPKQPIGFDLLVNGLGCRQTEAQWSFDYLFDHSHQQEVTGGTVTTTARVIDGAVLVATKLHSARETDLRDVLAVAEEIDLEAVTAHLRRGDEAALREQLERGVEILEREEFRHGYRSDFGASAVSTETVTTLQEYLSAQAEQLIDNR; this is translated from the coding sequence ATGAGTTTTCACAACCGGAGTGACGCCCTCGTCGAACTGCTTGAGGAACTCACTCAGGAGGGCTTCAAATACGTTCTTGTCGGCGGCTATGCTGTCTCAGTGTTCAATGCACGCTTCTCTACAGACCTCGATATCGTCGTTGCACCGGACTCCAAGTCTGAATTCGCTGATTTCCTCGAAGGTCGGGACTTCGAGGAGATGGACAGCCACGACAAAGAGTGGTTCTACAACACCGAAGTAATCGAGTATGAGAAGCGTCTCACGCCGAAACAGCCGATCGGCTTCGATCTTCTGGTAAATGGCCTCGGCTGCCGCCAGACTGAGGCACAGTGGTCGTTCGACTACCTGTTCGACCACAGCCACCAACAGGAGGTCACAGGCGGGACGGTAACGACGACGGCTAGAGTCATCGATGGAGCAGTCCTCGTAGCGACAAAACTCCATAGTGCCCGTGAAACAGATCTTCGGGATGTCCTTGCGGTAGCAGAAGAGATTGACCTCGAAGCTGTCACTGCTCACCTACGGCGAGGGGACGAGGCCGCGCTGCGAGAGCAACTTGAGCGTGGAGTGGAAATCCTGGAGCGTGAGGAATTCAGGCATGGGTATCGGAGTGACTTCGGGGCGTCAGCTGTCTCGACGGAAACAGTCACTACCCTCCAAGAATATCTTTCTGCACAAGCAGAACAATTGATTGACAACCGATAG
- a CDS encoding NAD-dependent epimerase/dehydratase family protein, giving the protein MTRTQTALVIGGTRFIGRHTVAEFREAGYDVYMLNRGNHENPFADAEDVTHVQGDRTDRDALLDARDKADPDVVVDCVAYYPADVEAAVEVFSDVGGYVYISSGSAYDSEEIPKRESETPLCPCSDKQATDESGSTYGNRKAEGDRIVFEAAKEGVNAMSIRPCIVYGPYDYTERLDFWIDRVATHDRVLIPGDGDNIWHRAYVEDVAHALRLVAERGEPGEAYNVGDRQLVTLREMVELIADVMDREIEVVAADGRELAAGGLEPDDYMLYREYPHVLDTCKLAGLGWESTPIQEAMERTIEEHLESDRDGSEHDPGRDAEERVLGVLDTM; this is encoded by the coding sequence ATGACACGGACGCAGACTGCACTCGTCATCGGGGGCACGCGCTTCATCGGTCGCCACACGGTCGCGGAGTTCCGCGAGGCCGGCTACGATGTCTACATGCTCAACCGCGGGAATCACGAGAACCCGTTTGCCGACGCCGAGGACGTCACCCACGTCCAGGGCGATCGAACCGACCGGGACGCGCTCCTTGATGCCAGGGACAAAGCCGACCCGGACGTCGTCGTCGACTGTGTCGCCTACTATCCGGCCGACGTCGAGGCGGCCGTCGAGGTCTTTTCGGACGTCGGCGGCTACGTCTACATCTCCTCGGGCTCGGCCTACGACAGCGAGGAGATTCCGAAACGAGAGAGCGAGACGCCACTGTGCCCCTGCAGCGACAAGCAGGCCACCGACGAATCGGGGTCGACGTATGGCAACCGGAAGGCCGAGGGCGACCGGATCGTCTTCGAGGCCGCCAAAGAAGGGGTCAACGCGATGTCGATCCGCCCGTGTATCGTCTACGGCCCGTACGACTACACCGAACGGCTGGATTTCTGGATCGACCGCGTGGCCACCCACGACCGGGTGTTGATTCCCGGCGACGGCGACAACATCTGGCACCGGGCGTACGTCGAGGACGTCGCCCACGCGCTCCGCCTGGTCGCCGAACGGGGCGAGCCTGGCGAGGCGTACAACGTCGGTGATCGCCAACTGGTCACCCTCCGGGAGATGGTCGAACTCATCGCCGACGTCATGGACCGGGAGATCGAGGTCGTCGCCGCCGACGGGCGGGAACTCGCGGCCGGCGGGCTCGAACCCGACGACTACATGCTCTACCGGGAGTACCCACACGTGCTCGACACCTGCAAGCTGGCCGGGCTGGGCTGGGAGTCGACGCCGATCCAGGAGGCGATGGAGCGCACCATCGAAGAGCACCTCGAATCCGACAGGGACGGCAGCGAACACGACCCCGGCCGCGACGCCGAAGAGCGCGTGCTTGGTGTGCTGGATACGATGTGA
- a CDS encoding helix-turn-helix domain-containing protein has protein sequence MPILLKDHDPELNLRPGTTKSNIVAYLYQNPEWGYSPQDLVESLDIPRGTATTTLKRLYDDDYIGKTDDGYYYALRDREDIRRYVASLDQIHRMFGHHRETDATPEEPEKQIGEGRTDEELDAELSEIEDDMDAGNEGK, from the coding sequence ATGCCGATACTCCTCAAAGATCACGATCCCGAACTCAACCTCCGGCCAGGGACCACGAAATCAAACATCGTGGCGTATCTCTATCAAAATCCCGAGTGGGGGTATTCCCCGCAGGACCTCGTGGAATCCCTTGACATTCCCCGAGGGACGGCGACGACCACACTCAAACGCCTCTATGACGACGACTACATCGGAAAAACCGACGACGGGTACTACTACGCGCTGCGCGACCGCGAAGATATCCGACGATACGTCGCAAGTCTCGACCAGATACATCGAATGTTCGGCCACCACCGCGAGACGGACGCCACTCCCGAAGAACCCGAGAAACAAATCGGTGAGGGGCGTACTGACGAGGAACTCGATGCAGAACTCTCGGAGATTGAGGACGACATGGATGCGGGAAATGAGGGTAAATGA
- a CDS encoding UPF0175 family protein, with protein sequence MGTISARVPDELEAELDAYLEDENLDRSTAVRKLLSEGLEEWRRERALDQLAAGTVTFSKAAELAGMSVWDFAQLARERDITWVADDHVDADLEAL encoded by the coding sequence ATGGGAACGATCTCTGCACGCGTACCCGACGAGTTGGAGGCCGAACTCGACGCGTATCTCGAAGACGAGAACCTCGACCGGAGTACGGCCGTTCGAAAGCTGCTCTCGGAGGGCCTCGAGGAATGGCGACGCGAGCGGGCCCTCGATCAGCTCGCGGCTGGAACCGTCACGTTCAGTAAAGCGGCCGAGCTGGCGGGGATGTCCGTCTGGGACTTCGCGCAACTCGCCAGGGAGCGTGACATCACATGGGTGGCCGACGACCACGTCGACGCGGATCTCGAGGCGCTGTGA